One Rossellomorea aquimaris DNA window includes the following coding sequences:
- the crtI gene encoding phytoene desaturase family protein — protein sequence MAKKMIVIGAGPGGLAAAMLLAGKGYDVEIYEKQTFVGGRNGAVTMDGYTFDIGPTFLSMPEIAEELFEAAGRNLHDYLNLQELSMMYELIFKDKRVRMFKDPERLSDEIERHYPGNAEGYTRFMNDTRKKMERLKPILQSPMDRYYQYISWKVLRALPQLSLGKSLYSVLSDYFTDHELRLAFTFQSKYLGMSPWECPGAFSILSFMEHEYGIFHPIGGVNQLSKAMAKVVTEHGGSIHLGRGVKKLWVEDRNVVKGIITEDGEQVSADEVIINGDFAHVMSNLVEDGVLKKYSKEKLKKKKYSCSTFMIYLGIDKQFDLPHHSILFAEDYKKNVEEITETFTLPEDPSIYIQNASVTDKTLAPPGHSTLYILAPVPNNVSGIDWTENEQMFRNLVLDAVESKTNLKNIREHIQVEKIISPHHWEVDFNIYQGATFNLGHQLTQMMALRPHNKFEELENCWLVGGGTHPGSGLPTILESARITTNMLLNEDPSYSFTKDQTMGEAL from the coding sequence ATGGCCAAGAAAATGATTGTCATAGGCGCTGGTCCAGGAGGCTTGGCAGCGGCAATGCTGCTGGCCGGCAAGGGATACGACGTAGAAATATATGAGAAGCAAACGTTTGTTGGCGGACGAAACGGGGCTGTCACCATGGATGGTTATACGTTCGATATTGGACCCACGTTCTTGAGTATGCCGGAAATTGCAGAAGAATTATTCGAGGCGGCAGGAAGAAACCTTCACGACTATTTAAACTTGCAAGAGCTCTCGATGATGTACGAACTTATATTTAAAGATAAAAGAGTGAGGATGTTTAAAGACCCTGAGCGACTTTCTGATGAAATCGAGCGTCATTATCCAGGAAATGCAGAAGGATATACACGTTTTATGAATGATACTCGTAAAAAAATGGAACGTTTAAAACCAATTCTTCAAAGTCCGATGGATCGATATTATCAATATATCAGCTGGAAGGTTTTGAGAGCACTGCCCCAATTATCATTGGGAAAATCACTTTATAGTGTGTTAAGTGATTATTTCACCGATCATGAATTGCGGTTAGCTTTTACCTTTCAGTCGAAATACTTAGGGATGTCACCGTGGGAGTGTCCGGGAGCATTTTCGATTCTGTCCTTCATGGAGCATGAATATGGCATATTTCACCCGATCGGCGGGGTAAATCAGCTATCGAAAGCCATGGCCAAAGTAGTGACTGAGCATGGTGGTTCCATCCATTTGGGCCGGGGAGTCAAAAAATTGTGGGTTGAAGACCGTAATGTGGTGAAGGGAATCATTACAGAAGATGGAGAGCAGGTTTCCGCAGATGAAGTCATCATTAATGGAGATTTCGCTCATGTGATGAGTAACCTTGTGGAAGATGGGGTTCTCAAGAAATACAGTAAAGAAAAACTGAAGAAGAAGAAGTATTCCTGCTCGACCTTCATGATCTATCTTGGAATCGATAAACAATTTGATCTTCCTCATCACAGCATCCTGTTTGCAGAGGACTATAAGAAAAATGTGGAGGAAATAACGGAGACGTTTACACTTCCCGAAGATCCCTCCATTTATATTCAGAATGCTTCTGTGACAGATAAGACGCTTGCTCCTCCAGGACATTCCACTTTATATATCCTTGCTCCCGTTCCGAATAATGTAAGCGGGATCGATTGGACAGAGAATGAACAAATGTTCCGTAATCTCGTTCTGGATGCAGTTGAAAGCAAAACGAACTTAAAGAACATTCGGGAACATATCCAGGTTGAAAAAATCATTTCGCCTCATCATTGGGAGGTAGACTTCAATATTTATCAAGGTGCGACCTTTAATCTCGGTCACCAATTAACTCAAATGATGGCACTCAGACCTCATAATAAATTTGAAGAGCTTGAAAACTGTTGGCTGGTCGGGGGAGGAACCCATCCGGGAAGCGGGTTGCCTACAATATTAGAATCAGCACGGATTACAACGAATATGCTGCTGAACGAAGATCCGTCCTATTCCTTCACTAAAGACCAAACAATGGGGGAAGCATTATGA
- the crtI gene encoding phytoene desaturase family protein, whose amino-acid sequence MKTAVVGSGIGGLISGLLLSKDGHEVTVYEKESTIGGRLAFVQEGEYKIDKGPTIVLLPEMLLSILSEAGINTDEIEFVRCDPLYNVHFADGQTYKKYADMDKQYEEIKQQFPGDEDGFLKFMEDMDERFTIGKPQFLESSFLKTKDYLNRETIASLIKLKAYRNVMGNLRHYFNHEKLQTAYGLQTLYIGGNPYTTPAIYSLVSFSEHKHGIYYIKGGYASLLDHVQHACERNGVTIKTSSPVTEIETRADKATHIVLGNDREEIDAVIINGDFPMASKLVKKKPPKPYKPSSGCVLLYMGVDGKFEEKEMHQFYLNEYFSDNMEDIFKNKRIPKEPSFYVFNPSKVDSSLAPEGSSVLYVLIPVPVSEELDWEEASEFLSNYVLDTMEKRGFEELRKRIKWMKVRTPEEAKQEGLYSGGSFGIAPSLGQSGPFRPQVQPFTEKNIFAVGASIHPGGGVPIVMQGAKLVAETFKEHYKSESERKDVTLHEQDFGSIRSL is encoded by the coding sequence ATGAAAACGGCGGTTGTTGGATCTGGTATCGGCGGGTTGATATCGGGACTGTTACTTTCAAAAGATGGTCATGAAGTTACCGTTTATGAAAAGGAGTCAACCATTGGTGGGCGGCTTGCCTTTGTTCAAGAAGGTGAATACAAAATTGATAAAGGACCGACCATCGTGCTCCTGCCTGAAATGCTGCTTTCCATTCTCTCAGAAGCAGGAATAAATACAGACGAAATTGAATTCGTCCGTTGTGATCCTTTGTATAATGTTCATTTTGCAGACGGTCAAACGTATAAAAAATATGCTGATATGGATAAGCAATACGAAGAAATCAAGCAGCAGTTTCCTGGGGATGAAGATGGGTTTCTGAAATTCATGGAAGATATGGATGAACGATTTACAATCGGTAAGCCTCAATTTCTTGAATCCTCATTTTTAAAAACAAAAGACTATCTGAATCGGGAAACGATTGCCTCACTGATTAAGTTAAAAGCATATCGAAATGTGATGGGAAATTTAAGGCATTATTTCAACCATGAAAAATTACAAACCGCCTACGGGCTTCAGACCCTGTACATCGGTGGGAATCCCTATACGACTCCCGCCATTTACAGTTTAGTATCCTTTAGTGAGCATAAACATGGTATCTATTATATAAAAGGTGGTTATGCCAGTCTTTTGGATCATGTGCAGCATGCATGTGAAAGAAATGGTGTCACCATCAAGACCTCTTCACCTGTCACAGAGATCGAAACGAGGGCGGACAAGGCGACTCACATCGTCCTCGGAAACGACAGAGAAGAAATAGATGCAGTGATCATCAATGGAGATTTTCCTATGGCATCCAAACTAGTAAAGAAGAAGCCCCCTAAGCCTTACAAGCCTTCATCTGGTTGCGTCCTATTGTATATGGGAGTGGATGGGAAGTTTGAAGAAAAGGAAATGCACCAATTTTATTTAAATGAATATTTCTCTGACAATATGGAGGATATTTTCAAAAATAAGAGAATTCCTAAGGAACCTTCATTTTACGTATTTAATCCGTCTAAGGTCGATTCATCCCTGGCGCCTGAAGGGAGCAGTGTCCTATACGTCCTAATCCCTGTTCCGGTTTCCGAGGAATTGGACTGGGAGGAAGCTTCAGAATTTCTTTCCAATTACGTATTGGATACAATGGAGAAAAGGGGATTCGAAGAGTTAAGAAAACGAATTAAGTGGATGAAAGTCAGGACACCGGAAGAGGCAAAACAAGAGGGGTTATATTCAGGGGGAAGCTTCGGAATTGCACCCAGTTTAGGTCAATCGGGCCCGTTCAGACCTCAGGTACAACCGTTTACAGAAAAGAACATCTTTGCTGTGGGAGCGTCCATCCATCCTGGTGGGGGAGTACCGATCGTCATGCAGGGGGCAAAGCTTGTTGCTGAAACCTTTAAAGAACATTATAAATCCGAGTCGGAAAGGAAGGATGTGACCTTACATGAACAAGATTTTGGAAGCATACGATCATTGTGA
- a CDS encoding phytoene/squalene synthase family protein, translating into MNKILEAYDHCENIIKLHSKTFYRAFSLLPKDQKKAVWAVYAFCRRVDDIVDEGTKPSEELLQFEMEFESFLTGSFNEEKLMWVALDDVFTHFNMDIGAFRDMIKGQRMDLNGRTYVTMDDVLDYSYHVASTVGLMLLPILAPGKENQLREDGIYLGYAMQLTNILRDIGEDLERGRLYIPQDLLVKYEYTVAEFMDHRNNAAFQSIWEEMAGIAEDYYEKAFRTMNLYPMYSRTPVKGAALLYRAILGEVRNNHYNVFSKKHFVSKAIKEKIISTIS; encoded by the coding sequence ATGAACAAGATTTTGGAAGCATACGATCATTGTGAGAATATCATTAAACTTCACTCTAAGACATTTTACAGAGCATTCTCCCTGTTACCGAAAGACCAAAAAAAAGCTGTATGGGCAGTATACGCATTCTGTCGCAGAGTGGATGATATCGTTGACGAGGGTACGAAACCTTCTGAGGAATTACTGCAATTCGAAATGGAGTTTGAATCGTTTTTAACAGGTTCTTTTAATGAAGAAAAACTTATGTGGGTAGCCTTGGATGATGTGTTTACACATTTCAATATGGACATCGGAGCTTTCAGGGATATGATTAAAGGACAACGAATGGATTTGAACGGCAGAACTTATGTGACGATGGACGATGTACTCGACTATTCTTATCACGTTGCGAGCACTGTAGGGTTAATGCTTCTTCCTATTCTTGCTCCGGGGAAAGAAAATCAATTAAGGGAAGATGGAATCTACTTAGGTTATGCCATGCAGCTTACCAATATATTAAGAGATATCGGTGAAGACCTGGAAAGAGGGAGATTGTATATTCCTCAGGATTTATTAGTTAAATATGAATATACCGTAGCAGAATTCATGGATCATCGAAATAATGCTGCATTCCAGTCCATATGGGAAGAAATGGCCGGGATTGCAGAAGACTATTATGAGAAAGCCTTCCGTACAATGAATCTTTATCCTATGTATTCAAGGACCCCGGTGAAGGGTGCGGCATTATTATATCGAGCCATCCTGGGTGAGGTAAGAAATAATCACTATAATGTTTTTTCCAAGAAACATTTCGTATCAAAAGCTATAAAAGAAAAAATCATTTCAACGATTTCGTAA
- a CDS encoding ammonium transporter, whose protein sequence is MIKKISALLLLSLFVSTTAFAAAPTAESVQASVDSLWVMIAAVLVFFMHAGFAMVETGFTRAKNSLNILMKNFLTVAIASVLFFIVGFGFMFGGTSGGIIGTDSFFLSGREDIGFFLFQSVFAATCATIISGAVAERMKLKSYILLTIAMTGIIYPIVGHWIWGGGWLSELGFVDFAGSTVVHLTGAVGAFITVLFLGARIGKYNKGKVNVIPGHNIPIGALGVFILWFGWFGFNGGSSLAADPTLVPHVITTTLFSASAAILSSAFYTLVRFKRIDPSLTLNGALGGLVGITAGCANVSLIGSLIIGLIAGVILVEAVTVIDSKLKVDDPVGAIAVHGICGIWGTVAVGLFDVSNGLLYGGGVSLVATQALGVLAVIAWTSVTVGGFLFIVTRVASIRVSREEELSGLDFTEHGSNAYELKDTVLESNVSSSSPFGSDLVDRLNSIGTGKVSETMNHRNTI, encoded by the coding sequence TTGATTAAAAAAATTTCTGCTCTGTTGCTTCTGTCACTGTTTGTGAGCACTACTGCTTTCGCTGCGGCCCCTACCGCAGAATCTGTTCAAGCATCCGTAGACTCCCTATGGGTCATGATTGCTGCTGTCCTTGTGTTCTTCATGCACGCTGGATTCGCCATGGTCGAGACTGGATTTACCCGTGCCAAGAACTCTCTTAATATCCTGATGAAAAACTTCTTAACTGTAGCCATCGCTTCTGTTCTGTTTTTCATTGTAGGATTTGGGTTTATGTTTGGAGGAACGTCAGGGGGCATCATCGGTACCGACAGCTTTTTCCTTTCAGGACGTGAAGATATCGGCTTCTTCCTATTCCAATCGGTATTTGCCGCCACTTGTGCAACGATCATTTCAGGTGCTGTAGCTGAAAGAATGAAGCTTAAAAGTTATATTCTGTTAACCATTGCCATGACCGGAATCATTTATCCGATTGTCGGACATTGGATTTGGGGAGGCGGATGGCTTTCTGAGCTTGGATTCGTCGATTTCGCCGGATCTACTGTCGTTCATTTAACAGGGGCTGTCGGAGCATTTATTACGGTACTTTTCCTTGGGGCACGTATCGGCAAATACAATAAAGGTAAAGTGAATGTCATTCCTGGTCATAATATCCCGATCGGTGCCCTTGGGGTATTCATCCTTTGGTTCGGCTGGTTTGGATTTAATGGAGGCAGCAGCCTGGCCGCTGATCCGACGCTTGTCCCTCACGTCATTACAACAACTTTATTCTCAGCATCAGCTGCCATTCTTTCATCAGCTTTCTATACACTAGTAAGATTCAAACGAATCGATCCTTCCCTGACGTTAAACGGAGCATTGGGAGGACTTGTCGGTATCACCGCCGGCTGTGCCAATGTATCACTAATCGGCTCACTCATTATTGGACTAATTGCAGGAGTGATCCTTGTTGAAGCGGTAACTGTAATCGATTCTAAACTTAAAGTCGATGATCCTGTAGGGGCCATTGCCGTACATGGAATTTGCGGGATATGGGGTACGGTAGCCGTTGGGTTGTTTGATGTTTCAAACGGTTTGTTATATGGTGGGGGCGTTTCTTTAGTAGCCACCCAAGCCCTCGGCGTGTTGGCAGTTATTGCTTGGACCTCCGTCACTGTCGGAGGGTTTCTGTTCATCGTAACGAGAGTGGCAAGTATTCGCGTTTCACGTGAAGAAGAACTTTCAGGACTGGACTTTACAGAGCATGGGTCGAATGCCTATGAATTAAAGGATACTGTTTTAGAATCAAACGTTTCTTCCTCTTCTCCTTTTGGATCTGATTTAGTTGATCGATTAAATTCAATCGGAACAGGTAAAGTGAGTGAGACCATGAATCATCGCAACACAATATAA
- a CDS encoding P-II family nitrogen regulator yields the protein MKKVEAIIRAEAFLSLREALCLRGFSGLTVSEAAGCGKQKGKQGIFRGNKFELQLVPRVKVEMIVDDGQVEDIIDLIVEHCSTDTVGDGKIFIYPVEDVIRIRTGERGKKAVL from the coding sequence ATGAAAAAAGTAGAAGCGATTATTCGTGCAGAAGCATTCTTGTCCCTGCGAGAAGCGTTATGCCTTCGTGGATTCAGCGGACTAACCGTATCAGAAGCAGCTGGCTGCGGAAAACAAAAAGGAAAGCAAGGGATTTTCAGAGGGAATAAATTCGAACTGCAGTTAGTTCCCCGCGTGAAGGTGGAAATGATCGTCGACGATGGTCAGGTTGAAGACATCATTGATCTCATTGTTGAACATTGCAGTACTGACACTGTAGGAGACGGGAAGATATTCATCTATCCGGTTGAGGATGTCATTCGCATCCGTACAGGTGAACGAGGGAAAAAAGCCGTTTTATAG
- a CDS encoding MATE family efflux transporter, whose amino-acid sequence MSKNQKNMTLFALTWPIFIEIFLHMLMGNADTLMLSQYSDESVAAVGVSNQILSLIIVMFGFVATGTAILVAQHLGAREDRLAGEVSIVSIAVNLGFGLFLSVALVFFSEPILRTMDLPRSLMNEASSYLKIVGGFAFIQALIMTAGSIMRSYGYTKDAMYITIGMNIINVIGNYLFIFGPFGVPVLGVEGVAISTIASRLIGFIVSIIVITKRIPNALPIKRLFRLPISHVKNLLRIGIPSAGEHLSYNGSQMVITYFIASIGTNALTTKVYAQNLMMFIFLFSVAISQGTQIIIGHMIGAKQFDSAYERCLKSLKIAIFISLIMAGIFSIAAEPLLRIFTNNEEIISLGKTLIYLTIILEPGRSFNLVVINALRATGDVRFPVYMGILSMWGVSVTLSYILGIWFGLGLIGIWISFIADEWLRGIIMLKRWRSKIWIHKRFVKSEESAI is encoded by the coding sequence ATGAGCAAGAATCAAAAAAACATGACCCTCTTTGCCTTGACTTGGCCGATTTTCATTGAAATCTTTCTCCATATGCTGATGGGAAATGCCGATACGTTAATGCTCAGTCAGTACTCAGATGAATCTGTTGCAGCCGTCGGGGTTTCCAATCAAATCCTTTCTCTCATTATTGTCATGTTTGGATTTGTCGCGACAGGTACTGCCATTCTTGTTGCTCAGCATTTGGGAGCCCGGGAGGACCGATTGGCAGGAGAAGTATCCATCGTGTCCATTGCCGTTAACTTAGGATTCGGTCTCTTTCTGAGTGTCGCCCTTGTGTTTTTCAGTGAACCAATCCTGCGTACAATGGACCTCCCCCGATCGCTGATGAATGAAGCCTCTTCTTATTTAAAAATCGTTGGAGGGTTCGCTTTCATCCAGGCATTGATCATGACAGCCGGTTCCATCATGAGGAGCTACGGCTACACGAAAGACGCCATGTATATTACAATTGGAATGAATATCATCAATGTAATCGGGAACTATTTATTTATCTTTGGTCCATTTGGCGTTCCTGTTTTAGGAGTAGAAGGGGTAGCGATTTCCACAATTGCTTCTAGATTGATTGGATTTATCGTGAGCATCATCGTGATTACCAAACGGATTCCTAACGCCCTTCCAATCAAGAGGCTTTTTCGTTTACCAATTTCTCATGTGAAAAATTTACTTCGCATCGGGATTCCTTCTGCAGGAGAACATCTATCTTATAATGGTTCACAAATGGTCATTACGTATTTCATTGCAAGTATCGGGACGAACGCATTGACCACCAAAGTGTATGCACAAAACCTGATGATGTTTATCTTTTTATTCAGCGTAGCGATCAGTCAGGGAACTCAAATCATCATTGGTCATATGATCGGAGCGAAACAATTTGACAGTGCCTATGAACGGTGTTTGAAAAGTTTAAAGATTGCTATCTTCATCTCTCTCATTATGGCCGGAATTTTCTCTATCGCAGCGGAGCCGCTACTGCGAATATTTACAAACAACGAAGAAATCATTTCTCTTGGTAAAACATTAATCTACCTGACTATCATTCTCGAACCAGGCAGAAGCTTCAATTTAGTTGTCATTAACGCACTAAGAGCAACTGGTGACGTACGATTCCCAGTCTATATGGGTATCTTATCCATGTGGGGAGTGAGCGTTACTCTCTCCTATATACTTGGAATCTGGTTCGGGCTCGGCCTTATCGGTATCTGGATCTCCTTCATTGCCGATGAATGGCTCCGAGGCATCATCATGCTCAAACGCTGGCGATCCAAAATATGGATCCACAAACGATTTGTCAAAAGTGAGGAAAGCGCAATTTAG
- a CDS encoding alpha-glycosidase has protein sequence MLLEAIYHRPKDNYAYACTKNELHIRIRTKKNDVENVTLLHGDPYQWKDGNWIYDRKEMVLTGTDQLFDYWFAPISPPFRRLRYGFLLHDEKEEIFYGEKGFDGAPSTDIGDYFCFPFLNTIDVFQAPAWVKDTVWYQIFPERFANGNTENDPEGTLAWNSTEPTPTNFFGGDLEGVIQNIPYLKELGISGIYFTPIFKAHSNHKYDTIDYFEIDPQFGTKETLKELIKVCHENEIKVMLDAVFNHSGFYFDQFQDVLENGEDSPYKEWFHVNEFPLDIESKPPNYDTFAFEPSMPKLNTENEEVRNYLLEVGRYWIKEFDIDGWRLDVANEVDHHFWREFRREVKGIKPDLYILGEIWHDSMPWLRGDQFDAVMNYPFTTNLLNLFAHQTISASQFAENMTSVVHMYPKNVNEVNFNLVGSHDTPRVLTECGEDIRRAKQIYTFMLTFTGTPCIYYGDEIGLTGEQDPGCRKCFPLEREQHNEELFGHIQKHIALRMQYPLLSNEGNLTFLPGNLHEHCLSFTKSNGEETIFVLLNSSEKSTTYSLPFELKGKKITNLWSGEDFAAEAESIEVALEGFGFAILKF, from the coding sequence ATGCTACTGGAAGCCATTTATCATAGACCAAAAGATAATTATGCATACGCTTGCACGAAAAACGAATTACACATACGGATTCGCACGAAGAAGAATGATGTGGAGAACGTCACACTCCTGCACGGAGATCCTTATCAGTGGAAAGACGGAAATTGGATATATGATCGTAAGGAGATGGTTTTAACCGGAACTGATCAGCTGTTTGATTATTGGTTCGCTCCCATCTCCCCTCCTTTCAGACGCCTTCGTTATGGTTTCCTTCTTCATGACGAAAAGGAAGAAATCTTTTATGGAGAAAAAGGATTTGATGGGGCTCCTTCCACTGATATCGGGGATTACTTCTGTTTTCCGTTCTTGAATACTATCGATGTATTTCAAGCACCTGCATGGGTGAAGGATACAGTATGGTATCAAATCTTCCCGGAGCGATTCGCAAATGGAAATACGGAGAATGACCCTGAAGGAACACTGGCTTGGAATAGCACAGAACCCACTCCCACCAATTTCTTCGGAGGGGATTTAGAAGGTGTGATCCAGAACATTCCTTATCTAAAAGAGCTTGGGATCTCCGGAATCTACTTTACCCCAATCTTTAAAGCGCATTCCAATCATAAATACGACACGATTGATTATTTCGAAATCGATCCACAGTTTGGGACGAAAGAAACATTGAAGGAATTAATAAAGGTCTGTCATGAGAATGAAATTAAAGTCATGCTGGATGCCGTCTTTAATCATAGCGGCTTCTATTTTGACCAGTTCCAGGATGTACTTGAAAACGGTGAAGATTCTCCTTATAAAGAGTGGTTTCATGTAAACGAATTTCCTCTGGATATCGAGAGTAAGCCGCCTAATTATGATACTTTTGCATTCGAACCTTCCATGCCGAAGTTAAATACTGAAAATGAAGAGGTTCGCAATTATCTATTAGAGGTTGGCCGATACTGGATAAAGGAATTTGATATCGATGGATGGCGTCTGGATGTTGCAAATGAAGTCGATCACCACTTCTGGCGTGAATTCCGCAGAGAAGTGAAGGGTATAAAACCGGATCTATATATTTTAGGAGAAATATGGCACGATTCAATGCCCTGGTTACGGGGAGATCAATTCGATGCTGTCATGAACTATCCTTTCACGACAAATCTATTGAATCTATTTGCTCACCAAACGATTTCCGCTTCTCAATTTGCAGAAAATATGACTTCGGTCGTGCATATGTACCCTAAGAACGTAAACGAAGTGAATTTCAACCTTGTCGGAAGTCACGATACACCACGTGTATTAACAGAGTGCGGTGAAGATATCCGACGTGCTAAACAAATTTACACTTTCATGCTCACTTTTACAGGCACACCTTGTATTTATTATGGTGATGAAATCGGCCTGACTGGTGAACAGGATCCAGGGTGCCGTAAGTGCTTCCCTTTGGAAAGAGAACAACACAATGAAGAGCTCTTTGGGCATATACAGAAACATATCGCCCTTCGCATGCAGTATCCATTGTTAAGCAACGAAGGAAATCTGACGTTTTTACCCGGGAACCTTCACGAGCATTGCCTTTCCTTCACTAAATCAAACGGAGAGGAGACAATCTTTGTTCTTTTAAACTCCAGTGAAAAATCGACCACCTACTCTCTTCCTTTTGAATTAAAAGGAAAGAAAATCACGAATCTGTGGAGCGGTGAAGATTTTGCCGCTGAAGCAGAGTCCATCGAAGTGGCACTTGAAGGGTTTGGATTTGCCATCCTGAAATTTTAA
- a CDS encoding extracellular solute-binding protein: MKKALSLLMVIMLVLGALAACGPNREEGSGNDSGEKKADDANKPEKLVVWEDEKKSGWLDEVGAKFEEETGIKVEVKEVEMATKMKEQLRLDGPAGTGPDVLTLPHDQIGELALAGHIAALEVEGDVEERFTESSMTAESYDGKLYGLPKSSETPVFVYNKELMEEAPKTMDEVYTFSKDFTKDGNYGFLALWDNFYFAHAPIGGFGGYVFAENDGALDAKDLGLNNEGAVEGTEYIQKWYSEGLFPKGIVGENGGSAMDGLFNEGKVASVMNGPWSFQGYKDAGIDIGISAMPKLPNGEPMKTFMGVKGWHVSGYSENKEWAQKFIEFITQDEYAKLRFEQTQEVPTNQGLIDDPAIADNPGAKAVAEQSQYAVPMPNIPEMGEVWGPMADSLQTVVTGKQEPKAALDAAVKQIQQNIEANHSN, encoded by the coding sequence ATGAAGAAAGCGTTATCATTATTGATGGTAATCATGCTTGTACTAGGGGCGTTGGCTGCTTGTGGTCCTAATCGTGAAGAAGGATCGGGAAATGACAGCGGAGAGAAAAAAGCTGACGATGCAAACAAACCTGAGAAACTGGTTGTCTGGGAAGATGAAAAGAAATCTGGATGGCTGGATGAAGTAGGTGCTAAGTTCGAAGAAGAAACTGGCATCAAAGTAGAAGTGAAAGAAGTCGAAATGGCTACTAAAATGAAAGAACAATTACGTTTAGACGGTCCTGCCGGAACTGGTCCGGACGTATTAACATTACCACATGACCAAATTGGTGAGCTTGCTCTAGCCGGTCATATTGCTGCTTTAGAAGTTGAAGGAGACGTTGAAGAGCGTTTCACTGAATCTTCTATGACAGCGGAGAGTTATGATGGGAAACTTTATGGTCTTCCAAAATCTTCTGAAACGCCGGTATTCGTTTACAACAAAGAATTAATGGAAGAAGCTCCAAAAACAATGGATGAAGTGTACACTTTCTCTAAAGACTTCACAAAAGATGGAAACTACGGTTTCTTAGCTCTTTGGGATAACTTCTATTTCGCTCATGCACCAATCGGTGGATTCGGCGGATATGTATTTGCTGAAAATGATGGAGCATTGGATGCGAAAGATCTTGGGTTAAACAATGAAGGTGCAGTAGAAGGTACTGAATATATTCAAAAATGGTACTCAGAAGGATTATTCCCTAAAGGTATCGTTGGTGAAAATGGTGGATCAGCAATGGACGGTCTATTTAATGAAGGAAAAGTTGCTTCTGTAATGAACGGACCATGGTCTTTCCAAGGTTACAAAGATGCTGGAATCGATATCGGTATTTCGGCTATGCCTAAACTTCCAAACGGAGAGCCAATGAAAACATTCATGGGTGTTAAAGGCTGGCACGTATCAGGATATTCTGAAAATAAAGAGTGGGCTCAAAAATTCATCGAGTTCATCACTCAAGACGAGTATGCTAAATTACGTTTTGAACAAACACAAGAAGTACCAACAAACCAAGGCTTGATCGACGATCCTGCGATTGCTGATAACCCTGGTGCAAAAGCGGTTGCTGAACAATCTCAATATGCGGTTCCAATGCCAAACATTCCTGAAATGGGAGAGGTTTGGGGACCAATGGCAGACTCACTTCAAACCGTTGTGACGGGCAAACAAGAACCGAAAGCGGCTCTTGATGCAGCTGTAAAGCAAATTCAACAAAACATTGAAGCGAACCACTCTAACTAA